Proteins co-encoded in one Opitutus terrae PB90-1 genomic window:
- a CDS encoding ABC transporter permease yields the protein MSTLRHALVSLIKTPGFTLVALITLALGIGVNTSMYTLVDVLLFRSAPYPEPDRMLLIQALNAQGQPDGYGFPEVEELRVQVANGEHAAFESVTTLAGWNNAWAEPGQPAERLRAVDASAEFFSTFRVQPMLGRAFTADEETPGRNQVAILSHSFWQSRLGGDPNVIGRTLRLNAEQVTIIGVMPASFRYPLFFGPVDLWRPITLPQHIVQDRTNRLFFAIGRLAPGMTVEQATAQAQPVFARWAQDYPQHSAGRTVRPEPLHKVVMDSTGRFMMWLLCGVGIVVLLIACFNLANLQLARAAARTRDLAIRSALGASRARLILHQLTESMLLALAGGGLGVLVGIWMNALLESQIQIGGTEHLTLNLDVPILLLTLLAAVFSGLVFGLVPAWMASRGDVVSTLKQQTRGSSSSRSTHRFRHSLIVAQVASALALLATAGVMLRGFNALLHANNGWDTDRVLAANIHLPEQSTYNSEDKRRLAIEKLARRLKQIPQAESTGIASTAPLFGYSKSVPIQVDGQTSDDPAKQPVGGYTLVASDYFQTMGIPLLEGRLFPEELNASSPPVVIINETMARHFWPGQSALGKRIGDRQDNVLVWREVIGVVRDIGFAVQLSNPDTLFQVYKPMVHEPWGYMFLLVRGPSPATFKNEVRRAVADIDPDVAVQELYTIPEAIDRYSHNIVLVNQTIGAFALLGVLLASVGLYGVISNLVAQRTGEFGIRLALGARPRDVLTLVLRGGMTLTAIGLGLGAVVAYALNLVLQGFMPRMAASDPLTIALVAVLLFSVAVFACWLPAQRATRINPLDALRAE from the coding sequence ATGTCCACGCTCCGTCACGCTCTCGTGTCCCTGATCAAGACTCCGGGGTTCACGCTCGTCGCGCTGATCACCCTCGCACTCGGCATCGGCGTGAACACCTCGATGTATACGCTCGTCGACGTGTTGCTGTTCCGCAGCGCGCCCTACCCGGAGCCCGATCGCATGCTGCTCATTCAGGCGCTCAATGCGCAGGGCCAGCCTGACGGCTACGGCTTCCCGGAGGTCGAGGAACTGCGCGTCCAGGTGGCGAACGGCGAACATGCCGCCTTCGAATCGGTCACGACGCTCGCCGGGTGGAACAATGCCTGGGCCGAACCCGGCCAGCCCGCCGAGCGGCTCCGCGCCGTCGACGCGTCCGCCGAGTTCTTCTCGACGTTTCGGGTGCAGCCGATGCTCGGCCGCGCGTTCACCGCCGACGAGGAAACGCCCGGCCGCAACCAGGTCGCGATCCTCAGTCACTCGTTCTGGCAGAGCCGGCTCGGCGGCGATCCCAACGTCATCGGTCGCACGCTCCGGCTCAACGCGGAGCAGGTCACCATCATCGGCGTCATGCCCGCCAGCTTCCGCTATCCGCTGTTCTTCGGCCCCGTTGATCTCTGGCGCCCGATCACGTTGCCCCAGCACATCGTGCAGGATCGCACCAACCGGCTTTTCTTCGCCATCGGCCGGCTCGCTCCGGGCATGACGGTCGAGCAGGCCACGGCCCAGGCGCAGCCGGTGTTCGCTCGCTGGGCCCAGGACTATCCGCAGCACAGCGCCGGCCGCACGGTCCGGCCCGAGCCGCTGCACAAGGTCGTTATGGACAGCACAGGGCGGTTCATGATGTGGCTGCTGTGCGGCGTCGGCATCGTCGTGCTGCTGATCGCGTGCTTCAACCTCGCGAATCTCCAGCTCGCCCGCGCCGCCGCGCGCACCCGCGATCTCGCCATCCGTTCCGCGCTCGGCGCCTCGCGCGCCCGGCTCATTCTTCACCAGCTCACCGAATCCATGCTGCTCGCGCTCGCCGGCGGCGGCTTGGGCGTGCTGGTCGGCATCTGGATGAACGCCCTCCTCGAGAGCCAGATCCAGATCGGCGGGACCGAGCATCTCACCTTGAACCTCGATGTGCCGATCCTGCTGCTCACGCTGCTGGCCGCCGTGTTCAGCGGCCTGGTGTTCGGACTCGTGCCGGCCTGGATGGCGTCGCGGGGCGATGTGGTCAGCACGCTCAAGCAACAGACCCGCGGCTCCAGCTCGAGCCGTTCGACGCACCGGTTCCGCCATAGCCTCATCGTCGCGCAGGTCGCGTCGGCCCTCGCGCTGCTCGCCACCGCCGGCGTGATGCTGCGCGGGTTCAATGCGCTGCTCCACGCCAACAATGGCTGGGACACCGATCGCGTGCTCGCCGCCAACATCCATCTGCCCGAACAGTCGACTTACAACAGCGAGGACAAGCGCCGGCTCGCGATCGAGAAACTTGCCCGCCGGCTCAAGCAGATCCCGCAGGCGGAAAGCACCGGCATCGCGTCGACGGCTCCGTTGTTCGGCTATTCCAAGAGCGTCCCCATTCAGGTCGACGGCCAGACCTCCGACGATCCTGCCAAGCAACCCGTCGGCGGCTACACGCTGGTCGCGTCCGACTATTTCCAGACCATGGGGATCCCGCTGCTCGAGGGCCGGTTGTTCCCGGAGGAGCTCAACGCCAGCTCTCCGCCCGTCGTCATCATCAATGAAACGATGGCGCGGCATTTCTGGCCCGGCCAAAGCGCACTCGGCAAACGCATCGGCGATCGGCAGGACAACGTCCTCGTCTGGCGCGAGGTGATCGGCGTGGTGCGCGACATCGGCTTCGCCGTGCAGCTCAGCAATCCGGACACGCTGTTCCAGGTCTACAAGCCGATGGTGCACGAGCCGTGGGGCTACATGTTCCTGCTGGTGCGAGGCCCTTCGCCCGCCACGTTCAAGAATGAAGTCCGTCGCGCCGTGGCGGACATCGATCCCGACGTCGCCGTCCAGGAGCTCTACACGATTCCGGAGGCGATCGACCGCTATTCCCACAACATCGTGCTGGTGAATCAAACGATCGGCGCGTTTGCGTTGCTCGGCGTGCTGCTCGCCTCGGTCGGACTTTATGGCGTGATCTCGAATCTCGTGGCGCAGCGCACCGGCGAGTTTGGCATCCGGCTGGCGCTCGGCGCGCGGCCGCGCGACGTGCTCACGCTCGTGCTCCGCGGGGGCATGACGCTCACCGCGATCGGACTCGGCCTCGGCGCCGTGGTGGCCTACGCACTCAATCTCGTGCTGCAGGGCTTCATGCCGCGGATGGCCGCATCGGATCCGCTCACGATCGCGCTGGTGGCAGTGCTTCTGTTCTCGGTCGCCGTGTTCGCCTGCTGGCTGCCCGCGCAACGCGCCACGCGCATCAACCCGCTCGATGCCCTCCGCGCGGAATAG
- a CDS encoding ADOP family duplicated permease, translated as MIGDLKFTVRQLAKSPGFTATALLTLALALGANSAVFSLVHTALLRPARPEESGKIVSVFNARQGAERDFRRFSLAEYEVLRTSRGVFSDVAALAKAQAGLSAHRGEAMNRSLVHLTTANFFSLFGTEPAQGRFFNAEESRPNAGLPVAVASHAAWQRLGGRPDFVGSTLWVNGQACTVIGVTREDFKGGGVLIAPDLWLPLGMFPRINSAFSRIGGQPDLTARDNHSLLVVARLLPGESLDAIAPRLPALAQQISDLQPAGSVGARELLVAPAGRLGITSEPEAEEALALLAAPLVLMAACVLLIASLNLANMLLARGAARAKEIALRLALGSGRRRIVQQLMIEGLVLAFAGGALGLFISDWANRALIASLTGALQGIATVTVTLKPELDSTVLSFTFAACVVATLLFSLAPALRASRLDVVSDLKSVGAAAGPSERWNRFFAGRHLLVMAQIALSLVLLFSASLFLRGALKAGDIPLGFKAQDRLLTEFDFSLRNAAPADAQRSLAAVLERVGALPGVARAAFSTQAPMNNREISRRVQTAGTPADASPGPQALFTGITPGYFDALGVPVLRGRDFSELESRDAGAPRVAIIDASLAQRLFPGEDALGQRVSMAASAAGGAATDLEIVGVVGEHRHEFLQVEPTLRIFVPLVHGYTGTAYLHTRLEATGPAALAAALGAVRAELQRLDPNLPMLRHEPFADFIDRDASLWSARLGAAVFGLFGAVALLLSVMGVYSVKAYAVARRTREIGIRSALGAGPRDIFALVMKQGARQIAVACGAGIVLSLLVGRTLSSLLFHISPADPIALIGAMAVLAGSALLASYIPARDAVKVDPIEALRAE; from the coding sequence ATGATCGGAGATCTGAAGTTCACGGTCCGTCAGCTCGCCAAGTCTCCCGGCTTCACCGCGACCGCGCTGCTCACGCTGGCGCTTGCCCTCGGGGCGAACTCCGCGGTGTTCTCCCTCGTCCATACTGCGCTGTTGCGCCCGGCCCGGCCGGAGGAGTCGGGAAAGATCGTCAGCGTCTTCAACGCCCGGCAGGGCGCCGAGCGCGACTTCCGGAGGTTCTCTCTCGCCGAATACGAGGTGTTGCGCACTTCGCGCGGTGTGTTCTCCGACGTCGCCGCGCTCGCGAAGGCACAGGCCGGCCTCAGCGCCCACCGCGGCGAGGCGATGAACCGCAGTCTCGTGCATCTCACGACCGCAAACTTCTTTTCCCTCTTCGGCACGGAGCCCGCGCAAGGCCGGTTCTTCAATGCCGAGGAGTCCCGTCCGAACGCGGGCCTGCCCGTCGCCGTCGCAAGCCACGCCGCATGGCAGCGTCTGGGAGGCCGGCCCGACTTCGTCGGAAGCACGCTGTGGGTAAACGGCCAGGCCTGCACCGTCATCGGCGTCACCCGCGAGGATTTCAAGGGAGGCGGTGTGCTCATCGCGCCCGACCTCTGGCTCCCGCTCGGGATGTTCCCCCGAATCAACTCGGCGTTCAGCCGGATCGGCGGCCAGCCCGACCTGACTGCGCGCGACAACCATTCGCTCCTCGTCGTCGCGCGGTTGCTGCCGGGCGAATCGCTCGACGCCATCGCACCGCGCCTGCCGGCGCTGGCGCAACAAATCAGCGACCTTCAGCCGGCCGGCTCGGTCGGTGCGCGCGAACTTCTGGTCGCACCGGCAGGCCGTCTCGGGATCACGTCGGAACCGGAAGCCGAGGAGGCGCTGGCGTTGCTCGCTGCGCCGCTCGTGCTCATGGCCGCGTGCGTGCTGCTCATTGCGAGCTTGAATCTCGCGAACATGCTCCTCGCGCGCGGCGCGGCGCGTGCGAAGGAGATCGCGCTCCGGCTCGCACTCGGATCCGGCCGCCGCCGGATCGTCCAGCAACTCATGATCGAGGGTCTCGTGCTCGCGTTTGCCGGCGGCGCTCTCGGGTTGTTCATCAGTGACTGGGCCAACCGAGCGCTGATCGCCTCGCTCACGGGCGCGTTGCAGGGCATCGCCACGGTCACGGTCACATTGAAACCGGAACTCGACTCCACCGTGCTGAGTTTCACGTTCGCCGCCTGCGTCGTCGCAACCCTGCTGTTCAGTCTCGCGCCGGCCTTGCGCGCCTCGCGGCTCGATGTCGTTTCGGACCTGAAGTCGGTCGGGGCGGCAGCCGGCCCGTCCGAGCGATGGAATCGCTTCTTCGCGGGACGGCACCTGCTCGTGATGGCGCAGATCGCGCTCTCGCTGGTGCTGCTGTTCAGTGCGAGCCTGTTCCTGCGCGGAGCCCTGAAGGCGGGCGACATTCCGCTTGGCTTCAAGGCGCAGGACCGGCTCCTCACCGAGTTTGACTTCTCGCTGCGCAACGCGGCGCCCGCCGACGCCCAGCGCAGCCTCGCCGCCGTGCTCGAGCGCGTGGGCGCACTTCCCGGCGTCGCCCGCGCCGCCTTCAGCACTCAGGCTCCGATGAACAACCGCGAGATCAGCCGCCGGGTGCAGACCGCAGGCACGCCGGCCGATGCGTCCCCCGGGCCACAGGCGCTGTTCACGGGCATCACGCCGGGCTACTTCGACGCGCTCGGGGTGCCGGTCCTGCGCGGGCGCGACTTCAGCGAACTCGAGAGCCGCGACGCCGGTGCGCCCCGAGTCGCGATCATCGACGCGAGCCTCGCGCAAAGACTCTTCCCGGGTGAGGACGCGCTCGGCCAGCGCGTATCGATGGCAGCGTCGGCCGCAGGGGGCGCGGCCACGGATCTCGAGATCGTCGGTGTCGTCGGCGAGCACCGGCACGAGTTTCTCCAGGTCGAGCCGACGCTCCGGATATTCGTCCCGCTCGTGCATGGCTACACGGGCACGGCCTACCTGCACACGCGCCTCGAGGCCACCGGCCCGGCGGCGCTCGCGGCCGCGCTCGGCGCCGTGCGTGCGGAACTTCAGCGCCTCGATCCCAACCTGCCCATGCTGCGCCACGAGCCGTTCGCCGACTTCATTGATCGCGACGCCTCCCTGTGGAGCGCCCGACTCGGAGCGGCGGTCTTCGGCCTGTTCGGGGCTGTCGCGCTTCTGCTGTCGGTGATGGGCGTCTACAGCGTGAAAGCCTACGCCGTCGCCCGCCGGACGCGCGAAATCGGAATCCGCTCCGCGCTCGGCGCCGGACCGCGCGACATCTTCGCGCTCGTGATGAAACAAGGTGCGCGCCAAATCGCGGTCGCGTGCGGGGCGGGCATCGTCCTCTCGCTGCTCGTGGGCCGGACGCTCTCGTCGTTACTCTTTCATATCAGTCCGGCCGATCCGATCGCCCTCATAGGAGCAATGGCCGTCCTCGCCGGATCCGCGCTGTTGGCCAGCTACATCCCGGCACGCGATGCCGTGAAGGTCGATCCGATCGAGGCGCTTCGCGCGGAGTAG
- a CDS encoding ABC transporter permease produces the protein MFNLRYAFRSLLKSPGFALIAIVTLALGIGVNSSMYSLMNTLMFASAPFPRPESIVNLNGQTPQAEFLRLSVPEIEELRAHQSPAFAVIAMQSGLLETVTLPGQLPESMQGNAVDAALFKALETPPLLGRTFSADECVAGRDAVVLITENLWRRQFGANPEAVGQTMRINGRVFTIIGVLPEPYSTIFMFGEGQYFRPLVPADNQVTARDRREFGVVVRLTPGVTPVAALASIAPLAERWAKDHPRLYQNYHFRMQLAGRVGGSANVAILTLQIGLAAAILAIACANLANLQMARAASRLRDLAIRSALGASRWRLIRQQLVESLLLSVIGGALGLLVAHWSNLLIGRNIRLGLFSTLHLPIDGHVLAFNAAISIVAGLGFGLVPAWLAARADINDILKQQTRGTTGGRHQGWIRGLLVVGQVALSLALLSVAGMMIYGLDRTLNARPSWDTESILTANLQVDERSYNTEQTRAFQDEIIRRLSAIPGVEVAAIASTLPIGGSTAGNDIFKEGQDSSQTNLPKGSGYLITPGFFKALGIRVLEGQTFPENVSHTSPERVVVNKSLADNFWPKESAIGKRLGTRAGDGKTTLREVIGVVADVEDAINFTEPVARMQYFTPMTHTPWSYFQVVIRGPNPKRFDGDLRRAIAQVSPDVAPRFIWTLADMRDQFLHNLVVINGVLFAFALLGLVLASVGLYGIVSHNVSQRMGEFGIRVALGARQIDVMGLVLLRSLRLTLVGLAIGAVAAYALGLALRQSLGPLIAQNYTILGLTCIAIFVVAFVATWLPARQAATADPVEALRAE, from the coding sequence CGATCGTCACGCTCGCGCTCGGCATCGGCGTCAACTCGTCGATGTATTCGTTGATGAACACGCTGATGTTCGCCTCGGCGCCGTTCCCCCGCCCGGAGTCGATCGTCAACCTCAACGGCCAGACGCCGCAGGCGGAGTTCCTCCGCCTCTCCGTGCCGGAGATCGAGGAATTGCGGGCGCATCAGAGTCCGGCCTTCGCCGTGATCGCCATGCAATCCGGCCTGCTGGAAACCGTCACGCTGCCCGGCCAGCTGCCGGAATCCATGCAGGGCAACGCGGTCGACGCCGCGCTCTTCAAGGCGCTCGAAACGCCGCCGCTGCTGGGGCGCACCTTCTCCGCCGACGAATGCGTCGCCGGCCGCGACGCGGTTGTCCTGATCACCGAAAATCTGTGGCGGCGGCAGTTCGGCGCAAATCCGGAGGCCGTCGGTCAGACCATGCGAATCAACGGCCGCGTGTTCACGATCATCGGCGTGCTGCCAGAGCCCTACTCGACGATTTTTATGTTTGGCGAAGGCCAGTATTTCCGTCCGCTGGTGCCCGCCGACAACCAGGTGACCGCGCGCGACCGCCGCGAGTTCGGCGTGGTCGTGCGCCTCACCCCCGGCGTGACCCCCGTGGCGGCGCTCGCCAGCATCGCGCCCCTGGCGGAACGGTGGGCCAAGGATCATCCGCGGCTGTATCAGAATTACCATTTTCGAATGCAGCTTGCCGGCCGCGTCGGCGGCTCGGCCAACGTCGCGATCCTCACGCTGCAGATCGGTCTGGCGGCTGCCATCCTCGCGATCGCGTGCGCCAATCTCGCCAACCTGCAAATGGCCCGCGCCGCCAGCCGGCTCCGCGATCTGGCGATTCGCTCCGCGCTTGGCGCCAGCCGATGGCGGCTCATCCGTCAGCAGCTCGTCGAGTCGCTGTTGCTGTCCGTCATCGGCGGCGCGCTTGGCCTGCTGGTCGCGCACTGGAGCAATCTGCTCATCGGCCGGAATATTCGGCTCGGGCTCTTCAGCACGCTCCATCTGCCCATTGACGGGCACGTGCTCGCGTTCAACGCCGCCATCTCGATCGTCGCCGGCCTCGGCTTCGGCCTCGTCCCCGCCTGGCTGGCGGCGCGAGCCGACATCAACGACATCCTGAAACAGCAGACGCGCGGCACCACCGGCGGTCGCCACCAGGGCTGGATCCGCGGGTTGCTCGTCGTCGGCCAGGTGGCGCTGTCGCTCGCGCTCCTCTCCGTCGCCGGCATGATGATCTACGGACTCGACCGCACGCTGAACGCGCGCCCGAGTTGGGACACCGAGTCGATCCTCACCGCCAACCTGCAGGTGGACGAACGCTCCTATAACACGGAGCAAACCCGTGCCTTCCAGGACGAGATCATCCGCCGGCTCTCCGCCATTCCGGGCGTCGAGGTCGCCGCCATCGCGTCCACGCTACCGATCGGCGGCAGCACCGCGGGCAATGATATCTTCAAGGAAGGCCAGGACTCGAGCCAGACCAACTTGCCCAAGGGTAGCGGATATCTCATTACGCCCGGGTTTTTCAAGGCGCTCGGGATTCGCGTGCTTGAGGGCCAGACCTTCCCCGAAAACGTCTCGCACACCTCACCCGAGCGGGTGGTGGTCAACAAGTCCCTGGCCGATAACTTCTGGCCCAAGGAGAGCGCCATCGGCAAGCGCCTCGGCACGCGGGCCGGTGACGGCAAAACCACGCTGCGCGAGGTGATCGGCGTCGTCGCTGACGTGGAGGACGCCATCAACTTCACCGAACCCGTCGCGCGGATGCAGTATTTCACCCCGATGACGCACACCCCCTGGTCGTATTTCCAAGTCGTGATTCGCGGGCCGAACCCGAAGCGCTTCGACGGTGACCTGCGCCGCGCCATCGCCCAGGTCTCGCCCGACGTGGCTCCCCGATTCATTTGGACGCTGGCGGATATGCGCGATCAGTTCCTGCACAATCTGGTCGTGATCAATGGCGTGCTATTCGCGTTTGCGCTGCTCGGGCTCGTGCTCGCAAGCGTTGGGCTCTACGGCATCGTCTCGCACAACGTCAGCCAGCGCATGGGCGAGTTCGGCATCCGGGTCGCCCTCGGCGCGCGCCAGATCGACGTCATGGGTCTGGTCCTGCTGCGCAGCCTGCGATTGACCCTTGTCGGCTTGGCGATCGGCGCGGTCGCGGCCTATGCGCTCGGACTCGCGTTGCGGCAGAGTCTCGGCCCGCTGATTGCGCAGAACTACACGATTCTCGGGCTCACGTGCATCGCGATCTTCGTCGTCGCCTTCGTTGCCACCTGGCTGCCCGCCCGTCAGGCCGCCACCGCCGATCCCGTCGAGGCGCTCCGGGCTGAATAG
- a CDS encoding ABC transporter permease has translation MRSDLRFALRQLIRRPGFTLTAVVSFALGIGLVATQFSLIDAVLLRGMPLPAADSLYHIAWQAPKSSDSDRWEVMSYRDYLLVRERQTSFESLAATQWLGMNLSGPQRVPSRHTGILASADLPGVARTQPMLGRWFSAEEDRPGQPLFIVLSHVLWQEQFAGSPGALGRKVNINGEPGTIIGIMPPKFQFPGSAELWINLRATPNDPRQRLIDRVELFGRLKPSVKPAQARAELDTLAASCVQLWPETNAGYNRANLLTVANAYSGGGARPLLFLMLAMTVFILVLACVNVATMLLGRAARRTREFAVRAAVGAGRTRLLLQMLLESFLLAALGCLGGLLVARLGVDFLQDYLVHQRAVPDWMDFRLDQRVLVVATVSTLLAGILAGIVPAWQSSRIDVNTALKDDARAATGIGVGPLARWLVSAQIAFSTALLVAAGVLSLTVYLTRHANLRYEPDKLLTGRIELQDGTQPTPADRARFYRRLLERLQSEPGVESVAVTSRNFIGSGVPTQIEPEGVTYANPNERPVAWLEVVSNEYFRLISVRPIAGRLFDNREQTLTDTRSAVVNESFARRFWPGEDALGRRFRTNQTDENWATVVGVVPDLQMQGLFEEPGRNEAGFYLAQDQMGWGWLDLFIRTKSDPLQLLDPVRRAIAAIDPDQPIHSVGTLTSQTAQAMRGFNILGILAAVFALITLFLGAVGVYGVTSQAVSRRMREFGIRMALGSTVSQLLRLVLQQGGRQIALGLAVGLVGGFLLSRPLEQIFGSSMANNPLIYVGVIVAIFAVGLAALWLPARRASRVDPMIALRSE, from the coding sequence ATGCGCTCCGACCTTCGCTTCGCCCTTCGCCAGTTGATCCGGCGCCCGGGCTTCACCCTCACGGCCGTTGTTTCCTTCGCGCTCGGTATCGGGCTCGTCGCGACCCAGTTCAGTCTCATCGATGCAGTGCTGCTGCGTGGCATGCCGCTGCCGGCCGCCGACAGCCTGTATCACATCGCCTGGCAGGCGCCCAAGAGCAGCGACTCTGATCGTTGGGAGGTGATGTCGTATCGCGACTATCTTCTAGTACGCGAGCGACAGACCTCCTTCGAAAGCCTGGCGGCCACGCAGTGGCTCGGGATGAACCTGAGCGGGCCTCAGCGCGTGCCGTCGCGCCACACGGGTATTCTGGCTAGCGCCGATCTGCCTGGTGTCGCGCGCACGCAGCCGATGCTGGGTCGCTGGTTCTCCGCCGAGGAGGATCGGCCCGGCCAGCCGTTGTTCATCGTGCTATCCCACGTGCTGTGGCAGGAGCAGTTCGCCGGCTCGCCCGGAGCACTCGGCCGCAAGGTCAACATCAACGGCGAGCCCGGCACGATCATCGGCATCATGCCGCCGAAATTCCAGTTTCCCGGCTCCGCCGAGCTCTGGATCAACCTGCGTGCCACGCCGAACGATCCACGGCAGCGACTCATCGATCGCGTGGAGTTGTTCGGCCGTCTCAAGCCCTCCGTCAAACCCGCGCAGGCGCGCGCCGAGCTCGACACGCTCGCCGCCAGCTGCGTGCAGCTCTGGCCGGAAACCAACGCCGGCTACAATCGCGCCAACCTTTTGACCGTCGCCAACGCCTACTCCGGCGGCGGCGCCCGGCCGCTGCTTTTCCTGATGCTGGCCATGACGGTGTTCATTCTCGTGCTCGCCTGCGTCAATGTCGCCACGATGCTCCTTGGCCGCGCTGCCCGGCGCACCCGCGAGTTCGCCGTCCGCGCCGCCGTCGGCGCCGGGCGCACGCGCCTGCTCCTCCAGATGCTGCTCGAATCGTTTCTCCTCGCAGCGCTTGGTTGTCTCGGCGGGCTGCTCGTCGCCCGCTTGGGCGTTGATTTTCTCCAAGACTACCTGGTGCACCAACGGGCCGTGCCGGACTGGATGGACTTCCGCCTCGACCAGCGCGTGCTCGTCGTCGCCACGGTCTCCACCCTGCTGGCCGGCATCCTCGCCGGCATCGTGCCCGCGTGGCAATCCTCGCGGATCGATGTGAACACCGCGCTCAAGGACGACGCCCGCGCCGCCACCGGCATCGGCGTCGGCCCGCTCGCGCGCTGGCTCGTGTCCGCGCAAATCGCATTCTCGACCGCGCTGCTCGTCGCGGCCGGCGTGCTGAGCCTCACCGTTTATCTGACCCGCCACGCCAATCTCCGCTACGAGCCCGACAAGCTCCTCACCGGCCGGATCGAATTGCAGGATGGCACCCAGCCCACGCCGGCGGATCGCGCGCGCTTCTATCGCCGGCTGCTCGAGCGGCTGCAGTCCGAACCAGGCGTGGAATCCGTCGCGGTCACCAGCCGCAATTTCATCGGCTCCGGCGTCCCGACGCAGATCGAGCCGGAGGGCGTCACCTACGCTAATCCCAACGAGCGACCCGTGGCATGGCTGGAAGTCGTCTCGAACGAGTACTTCCGGCTGATCTCGGTCCGCCCCATCGCCGGGCGGCTCTTCGACAACCGCGAACAAACCCTCACCGACACGCGTTCCGCTGTCGTCAACGAATCCTTCGCCCGCCGGTTCTGGCCCGGAGAGGACGCGCTGGGCCGGCGCTTCCGCACCAACCAAACCGACGAGAACTGGGCCACCGTCGTCGGCGTCGTACCCGACCTGCAGATGCAGGGACTCTTCGAGGAACCCGGCCGCAACGAAGCGGGTTTCTACCTCGCCCAGGATCAGATGGGCTGGGGCTGGCTCGATCTCTTCATTCGCACGAAATCGGACCCGCTGCAGTTGCTCGATCCGGTTCGCCGCGCCATCGCCGCCATCGATCCCGACCAGCCGATCCATTCCGTGGGTACGCTCACCAGCCAGACCGCTCAAGCGATGCGTGGCTTCAACATCCTCGGCATCCTCGCGGCGGTGTTTGCGCTCATCACGCTCTTCCTCGGCGCCGTCGGCGTCTACGGCGTGACCTCGCAGGCCGTGAGCCGCCGCATGCGGGAATTCGGCATCCGCATGGCACTCGGCTCCACCGTCAGCCAGTTGTTGCGCTTGGTTCTGCAGCAGGGCGGCAGACAGATCGCGCTTGGTCTCGCCGTTGGGCTCGTCGGCGGATTCCTGCTGTCGCGGCCACTGGAACAGATCTTCGGCAGCTCCATGGCCAACAACCCGCTGATTTATGTCGGCGTCATTGTCGCGATTTTTGCCGTCGGTCTGGCCGCCCTGTGGCTGCCCGCGCGTCGCGCCTCCCGGGTCGATCCCATGATCGCGCTGCGCTCCGAGTAG